In Thermococcus celericrescens, the following are encoded in one genomic region:
- a CDS encoding aminotransferase class V-fold PLP-dependent enzyme, protein MRIPEDIRKDIPLTDEVIYFDNTATSLTPKPVIEAMNEYYLKYRANVHRGVHRLSQMATHKYEESRKVTADFLNAKFEEIVFTKNTSESLNLVSLGLEGLFKPGDKIVTTPYEHHSDLLPWQRLAKKLGLKLEFIEGDDEGNLDLSDAEKKIKDAKLVAVQHVSNALGVIHEVEELGKMAKETGAIFVIDAAQSAGHMEVDVKKLHADFLGLSGHKGPMGPTGIGVLYINEEFFDIFEPPLIGGGTIEDVGLEGYKLAEPPERFEAGTPNIGGAIGLAAGIRYIERIGLDKIERQEHKLVKRITEGLDELEVPWYGPRNLKKHAGVVSFNVPGIHPHDVAAILDNHNIMVRSGHHCALPVMKRLGINGTVRASFHVYNSLEEVETFLGVMEELVKSLRD, encoded by the coding sequence ATGAGGATTCCGGAGGACATTAGGAAGGACATTCCCCTGACTGATGAGGTCATATACTTCGACAACACCGCCACTTCGCTCACCCCCAAGCCCGTGATAGAGGCGATGAACGAGTACTACCTCAAGTACCGCGCCAACGTCCACAGGGGAGTACACAGGCTTTCCCAGATGGCGACCCACAAGTACGAGGAGAGCAGGAAGGTGACGGCAGATTTTCTCAACGCCAAGTTTGAAGAGATAGTCTTCACCAAGAACACGAGCGAGAGCCTCAACCTGGTCTCCCTCGGTCTGGAGGGGTTATTCAAGCCCGGCGACAAGATAGTGACGACGCCCTACGAGCACCACTCCGATTTACTCCCCTGGCAGAGGCTGGCCAAAAAGCTCGGCCTCAAGCTCGAGTTCATAGAGGGTGACGACGAGGGCAACCTCGACCTGAGCGATGCGGAGAAGAAGATCAAGGACGCGAAGCTGGTAGCCGTTCAGCACGTCTCCAACGCCCTCGGCGTTATCCATGAGGTTGAAGAGCTGGGCAAGATGGCGAAGGAAACGGGGGCGATATTTGTCATTGATGCTGCCCAGAGCGCCGGCCACATGGAGGTGGACGTGAAGAAGCTCCACGCGGACTTCTTGGGACTTTCGGGCCACAAGGGGCCGATGGGACCGACGGGGATAGGCGTTCTCTACATCAATGAGGAGTTCTTCGATATCTTCGAACCGCCGCTGATAGGTGGAGGAACGATAGAAGACGTTGGACTGGAGGGATACAAGCTGGCCGAGCCGCCGGAAAGGTTCGAGGCTGGAACGCCCAACATAGGCGGTGCGATAGGTCTCGCCGCTGGAATAAGGTACATCGAGAGGATAGGCCTCGACAAAATCGAGAGACAGGAGCACAAGCTCGTCAAGAGGATAACAGAGGGGCTTGACGAGCTGGAAGTGCCGTGGTACGGGCCGAGGAACCTGAAGAAGCACGCCGGTGTCGTGAGCTTCAACGTTCCCGGCATTCACCCCCACGACGTTGCCGCGATCCTCGACAACCACAACATAATGGTCCGCTCCGGCCACCACTGTGCTTTACCTGTCATGAAGAGGCTCGGAATAAACGGCACCGTAAGGGCCTCGTTCCATGTCTACAACAGCCTCGAAGAGGTCGAGACTTTCCTCGGAGTAATGGAGGAGCTGGTAAAAAGTTTGAGGGATTAG
- a CDS encoding transposase: MKIVLTYKMTHDWNVEELLTAYRRILQRAIDEIWENTTWKEKKVKHRYSIGNGKYKYYETTRLIPYFPKSSEFKRELRNKLLKNWPFAKHYVDSAIKTAYSILESWRQNYLKGRRKRRKPVVKRKFVRVKTTLMKVEGSKIRITVKPREEYLELDYSGEWFYERIAGWKVGELIIRERDVYLTFSKELEFNGRIKLGIDSNLMSFDVYHPEKGWIKVDLSELHRIAETYDGIIDKLKSIQRKAPKRIGMLLRKYYARRRNRIEDFLNKLAVQLSREFPDTVFVFEDLNKFKMLENGSRKFNRKLSHSTWGKIVRKLSYRVPIEFVNPAGTSSTCPVCGSRLESRNGLVECFNCRFKADRQFLGAFNVFVRGVGVALSGGEARDLLSNEPGGELRLMSPKSVVRVDLNGRTFIHVPP, from the coding sequence GTGAAAATCGTTCTCACTTACAAGATGACTCACGACTGGAACGTTGAGGAGTTATTAACCGCGTACAGGCGAATCCTCCAGCGGGCGATTGATGAAATCTGGGAAAACACGACTTGGAAGGAAAAGAAAGTCAAACACCGCTACTCCATTGGAAACGGAAAATACAAGTATTACGAGACAACTCGACTAATCCCCTACTTCCCAAAATCCAGCGAGTTCAAGAGGGAATTGAGGAATAAACTCCTCAAGAACTGGCCTTTTGCCAAACACTACGTTGATTCGGCGATAAAAACCGCCTACTCAATCCTTGAGAGCTGGAGGCAGAACTACCTGAAGGGAAGGAGAAAGAGAAGAAAACCAGTAGTAAAGAGGAAGTTCGTGCGAGTTAAGACCACGTTAATGAAGGTTGAAGGCTCGAAAATCAGGATAACCGTCAAACCGAGGGAGGAATACCTCGAACTCGACTATTCTGGAGAATGGTTTTACGAGAGGATTGCAGGCTGGAAGGTTGGGGAACTGATAATTAGAGAGAGGGACGTTTATCTGACCTTCTCGAAAGAACTTGAGTTTAATGGAAGGATTAAACTCGGGATTGACAGCAACTTAATGAGCTTCGACGTTTATCATCCGGAGAAAGGCTGGATTAAGGTGGATTTGAGTGAACTTCACAGGATTGCGGAAACCTACGATGGGATTATTGATAAGCTAAAGAGTATCCAGCGGAAAGCCCCAAAGAGGATTGGAATGCTCCTTAGGAAGTATTACGCGCGTAGGAGGAATAGAATTGAGGATTTCTTAAATAAACTCGCCGTTCAGCTCTCAAGAGAGTTTCCCGATACGGTTTTCGTTTTCGAAGATTTAAACAAGTTCAAAATGCTGGAGAACGGTTCGAGAAAGTTCAACCGCAAACTTTCCCATTCGACTTGGGGTAAGATTGTTCGGAAGCTCTCTTACCGTGTTCCAATCGAGTTTGTTAATCCTGCTGGCACTTCTTCCACCTGCCCGGTGTGTGGGAGTAGGTTAGAGTCCCGAAACGGGCTGGTGGAGTGTTTTAACTGCAGGTTTAAGGCCGATAGGCAGTTCCTTGGTGCGTTTAATGTTTTCGTTCGGGGAGTTGGGGTCGCCCTGAGCGGGGGTGAGGCCCGTGATTTACTCTCCAATGAACCCGGAGGGGAGTTGAGGCTGATGAGCCCCAAGTCCGTCGTGAGGGTGGACTTGAACGGGAGGACGTTTATTCATGTTCCTCCCTAA
- a CDS encoding ATP-NAD kinase family protein, with protein MRVGLIINPIAGMGGKVALKGTDGVVEEAITRGARPIAADVVRLFLHELSNYAEGKEVEFLTGPDGLGEEVLAEFDFPYEVIGHRNVRYREVLGVRIPDTDSDDTKELVKRMLGRVELIVFAGGDGTARDIVEAIDEKTPLLGIPTGVKMYSGVFAYSPEDAARLLVEFLRGNANLGERDVRDIDEDAYRHDEVKARTYGRALVPVVETLIQGSKERIPVDEEDELDAIAEAVVEEILENDGIYFLGSGSTIKRIKDRLGIDGTLLGVDVVEVRNGKTRLLVRDAAEKDLLQFVGDSPRVIVTVIGGLGFIFGRGNQQFSAEVLRRIPKENIIVVATPSKLRNGSLRVYTGDREVDEELRGYIRVRVSPWMERMVKVV; from the coding sequence ATGCGCGTTGGACTGATAATCAATCCCATAGCTGGAATGGGCGGGAAGGTGGCATTGAAGGGCACGGACGGCGTCGTTGAGGAGGCGATAACGAGGGGTGCAAGGCCCATCGCGGCCGACGTTGTGAGGCTTTTCCTCCACGAGCTGAGCAACTACGCGGAGGGAAAGGAGGTCGAGTTTTTAACCGGCCCCGATGGTTTGGGGGAAGAGGTTCTGGCGGAGTTCGATTTTCCCTACGAGGTCATCGGACACAGGAATGTACGTTACCGCGAAGTCCTCGGCGTTAGGATTCCGGATACGGATAGCGACGACACGAAGGAACTCGTGAAGAGAATGTTAGGACGGGTTGAGCTGATAGTCTTCGCCGGCGGCGACGGAACCGCGAGGGACATCGTGGAGGCAATAGACGAGAAGACGCCCCTCCTCGGCATTCCAACCGGCGTCAAGATGTACTCTGGAGTTTTTGCGTATTCACCGGAGGATGCCGCGAGGCTCCTAGTGGAGTTCCTCAGAGGGAACGCCAACCTGGGGGAGAGGGACGTGAGGGACATAGACGAAGATGCCTACAGGCACGATGAGGTTAAGGCGAGAACCTACGGAAGGGCCCTCGTTCCGGTGGTTGAGACCCTGATCCAGGGCAGTAAGGAGAGGATTCCTGTCGATGAGGAGGACGAACTTGATGCGATAGCGGAGGCAGTGGTGGAGGAAATCCTCGAGAACGATGGAATATACTTCCTCGGTTCCGGTTCAACAATAAAAAGAATAAAAGACAGGCTCGGCATCGATGGAACGCTCCTTGGGGTCGATGTTGTGGAGGTCAGAAACGGGAAGACCAGACTCCTCGTAAGGGATGCAGCCGAGAAGGATCTTCTACAGTTTGTTGGAGATAGTCCGAGGGTCATCGTCACCGTAATAGGCGGTCTTGGGTTCATATTCGGTAGGGGAAACCAGCAGTTCTCGGCCGAGGTTCTGAGGAGGATTCCCAAGGAGAACATAATAGTTGTGGCAACGCCTTCCAAGCTCAGGAACGGCTCGCTCAGGGTTTACACCGGCGACAGGGAGGTTGATGAGGAGCTGCGCGGCTACATCCGCGTCCGCGTCAGCCCCTGGATGGAGCGGATGGTGAAGGTCGTTTAG